The Neurospora crassa OR74A linkage group I, whole genome shotgun sequence genome segment CACTTATTAGCAAGTGCAATGATGCGGTGAAGGGGTGCACAAAGAAAAATATACTCACGTTACAAGCGGATCCCACCCATCCTTTTCAAACTTGAAATGCACATGCGCCGGCCTCCAGGGGTGACGATTTAGCCTCTCGAGCAACTTGCCCACTGGCCCGTCGTGGGGGATCGGGTAGCTGACGGGCTTGATACCCTTGAACCAAAACCTGCCCTCGTCATCGCTCTTCATGATACACCGCTCGCTAGGCGCGTCCCGGTCGGCATGCTGCACATCGTAGTGGCCCGAGCTGTCCGTCTCCCAGATGTCAATGGTCACGCCGGGGAGCGCGTTTCCCTTAAGATCCTTGACCGTGCAAAGCGCCAGCATCGGCTCGCCCTCGGGGTCCGAAGTCATGCTGCTGCCGTTGGGGAGAACGGGAGCGTCGTGCGTGTGGAAGGGGCCGAGAACGGATCCCTCGGTACCACCGGGAAGTGTGGggtggttgatgttgtcgacgaggagggagaggccgaggacgtcggagaggaggatgaattCCTGGTGTTTTGCGTTAGCTGATATACATTACGTGAAAGTCCCCAGAGAAAACGCCCAGCTTCATAGCTTGATATAATGTCCATCAGTAAAATTGCAAGGAGTGACTCACATTCCTCACATCGCTACATATCTTGCCGCAGCTGATCAGAAACTGAAGAGCGGCCATCCACTCGTCCGAGCTCAGCCGGGTCTCACGCGCAAAATCGTGCAGGTGTGTCACCAGCCGCGCCATCAGGTACTTGAGCCGCGCATCGGACGCCTGCGAGTTGATCCGGATTGTGTTAGGCGTGATGTTGTCGATGGTCAGGTCGAGGAGTGGAGGGAGGTTGGCGGTTGGGTTGGTGTT includes the following:
- a CDS encoding catechol dioxygenase, which encodes MAGTTTTTNTSTGNTNPTANLPPLLDLTIDNITPNTIRINSQASDARLKYLMARLVTHLHDFARETRLSSDEWMAALQFLISCGKICSDVRNEFILLSDVLGLSLLVDNINHPTLPGGTEGSVLGPFHTHDAPVLPNGSSMTSDPEGEPMLALCTVKDLKGNALPGVTIDIWETDSSGHYDVQHADRDAPSERCIMKSDDEGRFWFKGIKPVSYPIPHDGPVGKLLERLNRHPWRPAHVHFKFEKDGWDPLVTALYLKGDPYESSDAVFGVKKSLVVELGKVDKATAEAYGVKEGSWLLKHDFVLSTQKETEELRDRLAVQELEKLGLNMKLVDHLPVPELD